From the Astyanax mexicanus isolate ESR-SI-001 chromosome 12, AstMex3_surface, whole genome shotgun sequence genome, the window tacacccagaaggaagtgtgggagaTTAAATGTTAAGACTTTTAAGATGATTATGGGTTCATAACCCCtgatcatatttattgagctacacaaacatacatatccAATAGCATCTCAAAACATTTTGTATTTGGGATAGGTCGGTCTAGTGATGCAACTGGCCATGGTACAGTGTCTgtgcagtatgtggacgagcactgTCCTGCTGGAATCGAGCAccagagtgtgtgttcagaaatggAAGgttcactggttgcaggacctcattaacgtaaCTCAGCGCTGTTAAAGTTCCGGTAATGAAGAGCTGGCATTGTATGAAACTGCacctcacaccatgacaccagaacCCTGTGGATGTGTGACAAACTACAGCAAACCGTTGATCTTGGTGCTGATCGTGGTGGCTCCACACATGGATTCATTGGTCGtatccaccaagacaaaagtgggACTTATCACCCACCAAGTGTCATTTCTATTGGTTAATTCTTTCTGAGTGCAACTTTAATTTTTGGTGATGTGTGTAAATTCACTGTTTCCGCAGGTCCCTGTGCAGAAGTGTTGAGAGGAAGTGTGGAGGGGTCGATTTGGGACGGTCAGGGACTGTTCCGGTCTGTTAGGAGCGTTTGCTCTTCCGGCTGATGTAGCTCTGGTAGTAGAAGTTGCTGAAGAGCAGGATGAGGGTGATGCAGTAGGCGAACACCACCGTGTTCATGGAGTCGGGGAAATCACACTCGGTGAACAGGTTATAACCAGTGTGTGTGGTGAGCAGGACAAactggagctgaaaaaaaaaaaattaaagatcaGACGCACCTTAAAATACAGCCTGAGAAATCTAAATGaatgataaataaatagtaatagtaaatgTACCTGTCATCTATTTGCTCTTGAGGAAATATGCACAGTTATCAGATCATTAAGGTACAACATGCATAATATGTCCAAATATTGTAGACACTTCTTTTAATcaaggtatttttattattattataattttttacacatatatatttttaactgaacATAGAATTGAACATAACATAcattctgtccctctctctgtttccccCCACCCCCAGACCTGCTTCAATCAATCATAACATATATACAGTCCATAAATATAATGAAGGCTATTTTAAATATCACATCACTCCATCATACCATGAACAATTAAGGGATATACACACAATTGGGCAAATCTATGTGCCCAACTTCTCTATATAGGTCAGAAACCCTTGCCATATTGTGTAAAATTCACAATATAAACTTCACTTATCCACTGAGAGAAAGTAGGGGGAACAGGATCCTTCCATATTGTAGACACTTCTAATTAATATATCGTcggtgtccaatgaaaaacacttttctccaaaacagcaactttacaggagagagaaaaaaaaacttgtaaactttcaatggaagtcaatgtaaaaagagtttatttcaggtcattttgaagagtttctattggtccattcatcaataaattttgccccagtgtaagggacagttcatctgttcaaattatgtagtaaactaaaaatcgacaaaaatggagattttttttttattttttttttggacagcgacgatattcagatagagatacagatgtgcaaatgcatacatacacacaagtatgtgaatcctttgggattatacttggatttgtgcataaattggtcattaaatgtgttctgatcttcatattGCAGCAAGTCAcagcaatagacaaacacagtctgcttaaactaataccacacaaaattaaatgatatgtttgcatgttttttattgaacacaacatgttaacatgtaTTACAGTGAGGGAGGAAAATattatgtgaatctttggatttaataactggtagatcctcctttagcagcaaaaacctcaaccaaaccaaacatttcctgtagaaGCAGAACCTGGTGAAGTGTATAAGGGAGGTGTATTTACCAGCTGCAGGGAGGTGAGGTAGCGTTTCCACCACAGATACTTCTGCATGTGAGGCCCCAGAGCCGCCAGCCCATAATACGAATACATCACAATGTGCACAAAGGTGTTCAGCAGCCCGATGAAGAAcgctgcacgcacacacacacagagagagagagtggtcacATACAGAACACAGAGCCTTTTACACAGAGCTGTAGTCTGTGTGTTctgttctgtaaataaacagcacTGTTCAgtgacaccacacacacagacagacgtaCACTGTCCGCCGGCTACATATTTGACCCCAGCCCACCAGTTGAAGATCATGGTGCCGTGGTGGTATATGTGCAGGAAGGTCAGCTGACTGTTCTTCTTccgtaaaataaaaaagacctaaggaacacaaacaaaaaaaaacagtgtgaacaaaagagaaaacattctagaacactgaatgagaaataaTAATCCACAACACTGTGAATAGGAAAGAAGACAACATTCTAGAACACTATGAATGAGGGAGAGAAcattaaaataaagcaaatattcTAGAACACTGTGAATAAGAGAGAGTGTATTTTAGAACACTGTGAATAACAGAATAATCTACAACACTGTGAATAAGAGAGTGTGTATTTTAGAACACTGTGAATAAAAGAGCATTCTAGAACATTGTTAATAATAGAATaatctagaacagtgtaaatgagAGAATATTCTAGAACACTGTGAATAAAATAACAATCTAGAACACTGAATAATATAGAGTGTATTCTAGAAAACTGTGAATAAGAGACAGAGCATTCTAGAACACTGTGAATAAGACAGCATTCTAGAACACTGTGAATAAGAGAGTATTCTAGAACACTGTGAATAAAAGAATAATCTAGAACACTGTGAATAAGAGAGAGTGTATTCTAGAAAACTGGGAATAAGAGAAAGCGCATTCTAGAACACTGTGAATAAGAGAGTattctaaaatactgtaaataaaagaataatctAGAACACTGTGAATGGAAGAGAATATTCTAGATCACTTTGAATAAGAAATAATTTTCTTAAACATTGTGAATAAGAGAGTATTCTAGAACATTGTAAATAAGAGAGTATTCTAGAACACTCTGAATAAAAGAGAATATTCTAGATCACTTTGAATAAGAAAGAATACTCTAGAATATGGTGAATAAGAGTATTCTAGAACACTGTGAATAAAAGAGAATATTCTAGAACACTGTGAATAAAAGAGAATATTCTAGAACACTGTGAATAAGAGAgtattgtaaaatactgtaaataaaagtataatctagaacactgaataaaaaaataatctagaACACTGTGAATAAGAGAGCATTCTAGAACACTGTGAATAAGAGAGTGTATTCTAGAAAACTGTGAATTAGAGACAGAGCATTCTAGAATATTGTGAATAAGAG encodes:
- the elovl8b gene encoding ELOVL fatty acid elongase 8b, which translates into the protein MASAWQRFESMHQWILENGDKRTDPWLLVYSPVPVACIFLCYLGVLWIGPKLMKNREPLNLRVVLIVYNFAMVCLSVYMFHEFLVTSWLSNYSYLCQPVDYSTSPLAMRMASVCWWFFFSKVIELVDTVFFILRKKNSQLTFLHIYHHGTMIFNWWAGVKYVAGGQSFFIGLLNTFVHIVMYSYYGLAALGPHMQKYLWWKRYLTSLQLLQFVLLTTHTGYNLFTECDFPDSMNTVVFAYCITLILLFSNFYYQSYISRKSKRS